ACGGTTAAAATTAGCCCGAAAAAGATGATTTATAAACTTGTGATGATGAAAATTCTAATCACATCATGCTGAATTGTGGAATTTTAGGGAATCCTAAGACTGAAAAAGTGATTTTTAGAGGCTCCCTAAAGTATAGTTACGCTTATGTTTATCGCTGTTGGACAGCGAAAGTCCCTGAATTCGACTTGTCAAATTTCATAGGCGCCCCTCATGCTGGAAATATTCAGACACTGTTCCATCTACCTTGCGGCCTTCGTTGAAGGCGCCGCTGCAATTATAATAGCCTATGGAGCGGTTGAGGCCACAGCCAAGGTGCTGGCGCTGGTCATTCACAGAAAAGACATGCAGTTCAACAAGGAGGACATTCGATTAAATTTGGGGCAATGGCTCACCCTGGCCCTGGAATTCGAATTGGCGGCGGACGTCTTGCGAACCGCCGTAGCCCCTTCATGGAACGACATCGGTCAGCTCGCCGCAATAATAATTATCAGGACAGCCTTGAACTTTTTCCTGCAGAAAGAAATCGACAAAGCCGAAGAAAGGGCGAAAGCGAGCGCCGCATAGGATGTATGGTCTCAACAGTTTCATACTATCGATTGACATATTGAGTTCACTGGTAACTTTTGGTTATTGCTGCGCCGGCTTTGTTGTCTTCCTGACACAGCGAAACAGGCACATGGCGCGAATGCTGGTGGCCAATGGGGCTCTTCTGGGAATGAATATAAAACTGGTGGGAGCTTTTTTAAAAACTGTTGAATTGCAAAGCTGGAACCAACTGGGGCTTTTTTTGACAATTCTTGTATTAAGAACCGTGATCAAGAAAGTATTTCTGAGTCAAAAACTTCTCTCTACAAAAGAATCCGCATAGCCCTGACAAATCTTCGGCGCGTGTTGCGCCTGAAACGATAAGATTGGCCGAGGCCAATATCCATGACTGAAAAGGATGTTTCCGCTGCCTGAAGACAGGGAAGAGCGTTCTTTCAGGCGACATGAGACGGAAATGACGGTATAACCCTTATGGAGCTTAAAAAATGATCATAGGAATCCCTAAGGAAATCAAGGAAGACGAATACAGAGTCGGAATAGTTCCATCAGGAGTCAGAACTCTCACGGAACACGGCCATTCGATAGTTATAGAGAAGGGCGCAGGCGAAGGCTGCAGGATAACCGACGGAGAATATAGGGAAGCGGGGGCTGCAATAGTGGAGAGCCCCGTGGAGGTTTATGATCGTTCGGACATGATCATGAAGGTCAAAGAACCTCAAACTAGCGAATTCCCCCTGTTCCATGAGTGGCAGATACTGTACTCCTATCTCCATCTGGCGCCTGCCCCGCAGCTTACTGAGGCCCTTCTGGCCGCCCGAATAATAGCCGTGGCGTACGAGACCATACAGAACCAGGATGGTTTTCTGCCGCTTCTTGTGCCAATGAGTGAAGTCGCCGGCAAGATGTCGGTTCAGGTAGGGGCGCATTTTCTGGAAAAAACCCAGGGAGGTCGAGGCGTTCTGCTCGGTGGGGTTCCCGGTGTGAGGCGTGGTTGTGTAACTATTCTAGGCGCCGGAACAGTTGGAATGGCGGCGGCGAAAATTGCTGTAGGAATGGGAGCGAATGTAAATGTTCTGGATGTCGACCAGCGACGTCTAATTTACATGGACGAGATCTTTGGAAACCGGGTGACGGGATTGATTTCAAACCCTGATAATGTCCTGTATGCCGTCTTGAACTCTCATCTGGTTATTGGAGCGGTTTTGATCCCTGGGGCCCGCGCTCCCCGGGTTGTTACAAAAGATATGATCCGTCAGATGAAAGCAGGAGCTGTCATTGTCGATGTGGCCATAGACCAGGGAGGCTGCATAGAGACTTCCAGGCCGACCACTCACAAGCGCCCCACGTTCCTCGTGGACGATGTGATTCATTATTGCGTGCCCAACATGCCGGGAGTGGTCGCAAGGACTTCCACTTTCGCTCTAACGAATGTCACATTGCCATTTGCGTTGGCGATAGCCGAAAAAGGGATTGATAGGGCCGCTCATGGAGACTTGCGGCTGGCTAAAGGGGTAAATCTGTACAATGGTTTGGTCACACACGAACAAGTCGCTCATGCCCTTGGCTATCCGTACAGCCCCATTGATCAAGTCGATACTGGGAGGCAAACGAAATGACCCCTGAAATGACTAATTTCATAGATGTTATGTATGAAGCTTATCGCGAAAACGCAGAAATGAAACATTACGCGGAATATCCGGATGGCGAAAGTCGCTCGACAATGCCAACAACGTCTTTCGTCTATAATTTTTTTATTTACAACAGTATTTACCAGTATGATTGGGAAGCCTCGTGGATGAAAGGAAAACTCACTCCCTGGAATGCTGAACCGGGCGAGGACAAAAGCCTGAAGTCAGGCAAATCCGTGGAATCGATCTCGGAGCCCGCGAAACAAAAAGGCCTGGAAAAATTTCTGCGAAAAAAATGTTCAAAGAGGCCGCCGCTCTTGGGTATGGCTTTCAGTCCCTTAGGCGGTTTGACGGATCTCGAGGGATCATGGACCATGGCTCCTTCAGACAGGAGACTCCCAGCGTCAGCGGGAACAAGATTTTTCCATTACCTTTCTGAACTTTCAACGGTGTTGTCCAACCCTGTTCAGGTAAGGGAAGGGATCGTTGAGGCGTCAAAAGCCAACTTTGAGTCGATTCAGAAATGTCGATTTTCCATTTACCTTGCGAGAAACAGCGTATTTCATGGATACAACAGTCCGGACGACCCCAGGGGCAGGGATCAAAAGAGAAGGCTGGCGCATTATGATCTTTTCATGAAGTGTCTCCTGGGCCTATTTTTTCTCTGTCATGAAAGACCTCTGTTATCAGAGGCTTCTTTCCGACTTGGCGTCGAAGACTCTCCCGGAACAAAGCAATAAAAACTATTGGAACCTTGTTATAGTAATGGCGCCTTGGATGGGGCCAATTTCATCAAAACAAATTAGGAGATGTAATGAACGTAACTATTAAAACGAATAAGGGTGATATCCACATCAAACTTTTTCCAGACCTGACGCCGATAACGGTAGCTAACTTTGTAAACCTGGCGCAAAGGGGCTTTTACAACGGTCTAAAGTTCCATAGGGTCATCGAAGACTTTATGATTCAAGGGGGGTGTCCTCTCGGAACAGGGACTGGTGGCCCAAGCTACAAGTTTAAAGACGAATTTGCCGCGACCCTTAAACATGACAAACCCGGCATCCTGTCCATGGCGAATTCGGGCCCTAACACAAACGGGAGCCAGTTTTTCATCACACATGTTCCGACATCCTGGCTTGATGGTAAACATTCAGTCTTTGGGGAAGTGATGAGTCCAGAAGATCAACATGTGGTTAACAGCATTAAACAGGGTGACGTGATAGAAAGCGTATCCATTGATGGCGACACAACCGAGTTATTCGCAAATACCAAAAGTTATTTAGACTCCTGGAATAAAATTCTGGACAAAAAGTGAGACTTATATTCCGGTAAAGTGGCCACTGAGGTCCTGGGCCCTTACTCTGCGATGATCTCATAGCGCCATGGAGGAGGGTAACGATGGAACATAAACCGAGGCTCGGCTATAGAATAATAGGAACAATCAAGAGAGTAAAAGGATCATGCAGCGCCGGACACGGCGTGGGTGATCAGATTGAGTTAAGCGGCCATGACACTGGAGGACTCTGCGGTTTTCTTTACCACCAGATCTTCCCATACCTGGTCATGCTGCAATTTGGAGGCGGTTTCCCGAGCGAATGGGGAGACCCCGACGTGGTTGAGATGGATTGTTTCGATAAATCGAATGTTGTTACGATCGAACTTAAACGAATCCGTGAGTGACACGGATCGCTAACCAAAATGAACGGGACCGACTGCGGCTATATCTGCCGCAGTCATCCCGTTTGGCATATTTCGGCCTACCCTGGTAACACCCTTCAATGCCCCTACATCCCGAATAGAAAAACCTCAACACAATTTGACGATCTAACACTTTTCTAATAATATAACTTCGTTATCGTAAAAAATGATAATTGGAAAACAATTCGGATAGAAGGCAGGCCCGCTTTTTGTGAATAACAACCAGGACAAGTTGGATCTTTCCAACCCGAACCGCCTTGATACGATTATTGATCACAGAAAACTATTGGTGACTGTAATAGCGGTCATCTCAATAATTTTCGCTTACTTTGCCGTTCAACTCAAGACTGATCCTTCTCTTAAAACAGGTATCGACAGAACCTCTCACGCCTATCACGAATACAAGAAATTCATCGATACTTTCGGAAATGAAGAATTCACCCTTATCGTCATTAAGAGTCATTCAGGGATATTCGATTCGCCTACCTTGAACATCATAGACAAGCTGACAAGGACACTTGAACATGTTGACGGTGTTTCGGAAGTTGTCAGCCTTACAAACCTACGTATCTTTCAGGAAAAAAACGGGTCTTTCGGCAATCTTCCACTGTTCGAGCGTGTCCAGGGAAAAATCGTTCCCGCTGCTAAGGAATCGTTGGAAAATTTACGGCGATCTCTCCCCATGACTAATCTTCTCATTTCATCAGACTTCAAGACAATTGGCATCGCTGTAAAAGTCAAAGAGAAGTTGAAATATGAAGACGCAATTTACGAACAGATCGTCCGGATTGTAAACAGGGATCTCAAGGGAAACAAACTCGTAGAGGACTACAGGATTGTAGGTCCTGCATTTATCCGAAAGGCCATAGTTGAATACAGTATTCAGACTGGAATAGTGTTCGGCGTCCTGTGCATGCTGATAGCCACTATTGTATCAGTATATGTTTTCAGGAGTTTCCGGGTCACATTGGTCACGAACTTTATTCTTAGTGTTTGTGTGTTGTGGGTCCTGGGGCTGATGGGGGCAATGGATATCCCGCTTAATTCAACTACAGCGCTTGCGTTTGGGTTTGTTCCGATCACCACGATTGAAATAGTGATCCATATGGTTGTCAGATATCACCTCTACCATAAGATAGTTAATGACAAGATCAGCGCCCTGAAGATGTCGGTAAGGTGGCTCGCCAGGCCGTGTTTTATCTGCATAGCGACCACCGCTGTTGGTTTTGGAACACTGATGATAAGTTCGATCCCAATGGTCCGGGACCTTGGATTCATAATGTCGGTGGGAGTTTTAATTTCTTACGGGCTGGCGATAGTAATGACTCCAGCGTTATTCTCGATGATGAAGACGTTGAACACAACTGAATCCTCGGATGTTTTGGTAGACTGGCTGGAAAGAATTCTCAAGGCGATTGAATCTCTAATATCTCAACACGCTCGAGCAGTTGTCCTTTTCGCTTTAGGCCTCTCTCTGTTTCTGCTTGCCGGTTCACCCAGGATCAACAGCGACGCTCAGTTATTCCGAATGCTCGATGAATCAACTCAAACGGTGCGGGATATCCGCTTCGTTGAAAAGAACCTGGCTCCCGCTCAAACTCTTGAGCTTTTCATCGAATCCAAACCGAACGAGTTTAAGAAGCCGGAAATGTGGAAAAAGATCGCTGAGCTGGAGAAACGAGTCAGAAGTATTCCGGATGTGGTTTCAACGGATTCCTATGCCAGCGTGTTGACTTATTTGAACAAAATAACTCAGGGAAACGCCGTCAATTCGCAAGACATATATTCTAATCCAAATCTTATCCCCCAACTTCTTTTCATGACATCCTTGAGTGAAGGCGGGAAGAAAATAACCGACAGATATATCAGTGAGAACTTTGACAAGACCAGAATTTCCATACAGATAAAGAACTCTCCGGACAGGCCTATTGGAGAGACAATTTCACAGATTCAGGATATCGCTAATGAGATAATGGCGGGGGAGGGGAAGGCCACGGTCACTGGTGACCTGGTTCTTGTCTCTTCTCAAACTAAGACGCTGATAAGAGATCAGGTAGAGTCGATGTTCATAGCCGCAATTCTGATCACTATACTCATGATGATTCAACTGCGCTCTTTTATGCTCGGGCTGATCTGTCTTATACCTAATATTCCTCCCGTTGCGGCTGTCTTCGGGATCATGGGCTGGTTCGGAATCTCTCTCGATATGGTTACCGTGTTCGCCGCCACTGTAGCGATCGGACTGGCGGTCGACAACACAATCCATTACCTGACCCAGTTGAAAAGGGAAATAACCCTCAATCCAGACGTATCGATAGAAGAAAACGTGTTTCGATCATACAGGTTTACCGCGCGCCAGATTGCGTCATGGTCGGTCGTGGTATTGCTTGGTTTCCTGGCTTTAGCCACTTCGCCGTTTAGACCTGTTGTTTTTTTCGGAATACTTGGTTGTTCCGCAATTACGCTTGGGCTCTTCGGGGATTTGATTTTTCTGCCGGCCCTGATCCTGACCTCCAAGCGGATCCGCAAAACAATTACGGATATTTGCGCCAGAGAACAAAAGAGCCATATTCGAAAGAATATGGCTTCATGAAAAGACGAAATGTAGCCCGATATGGGGTGTGAGATCTCTTGAGCCGCTGACGGCAAACCGGGGTTCTGAACCGATCCGTTACCCAGGCGCTAGTCGGCGTCTACTCCCCATTTAAACTTCATTGAATGAGGGGGTTGAACTACGGGCTCCTGGTAATCCTTCAGAGTTTCATCTACAGGAATTGAGACATCTTTTTTTAGAGCCGTTCCTGCCGGCACACCCCAGATGTATTTCTTGTGGGATTCCATTTTTGTGACGTCGGCCGGACTTGGCGTATCCGCAGCGAATCCAAAGGAAGCGAATGCAAAAATTAAAGCTGACATTGGAACGACGATTTTTTTCATGCTTCACCTTTTCTGACAAACAGAATAAAACCCGAATAAATACAGGTTAATTCCTGGTAGTAATGTAATACATGATGTTTTATTATCAACACCTTGAAATAAGGTCAAGATAAATGATATGAGGTATGTTGTGGATCTGAAGCCACGAAATTAAACACAAAGGCCCGGAGCGGACAGTTACGCTCCAGGCCTTTTCATAAGAATGAGTATAATAAACGAATTTACGCGGCCAATTTTTCCCTCCGCAGAATCTGTCCTCTTCCGCTTATTACGACCTTTTCCAGAGGAATTTGCTTCCCGGCCATTTTCATGCCCATTTTTATTATTTCCGGCAATCCGGAACAACATGGCACTTCCATCACAGCGACTGTTACGCTCTTGATAGAGGCTGACGAGAAAATTTCGCCGAATTTTTCGATGTAGGCCCGTGAATCGTCAAATTTTGGACAACCGATAAGAAGTATTTTGCCTTTGAGCAAGTCTCTATGCAGGTTGGGGTAAGCAAACCCTGCGCAATCGGCCGCGACCAGCAAGTCGGCGTTTTTCAGGAAAGGCGCAGTTGGTGGAATTAGCCTTATCTGAACAGGCCAGTGGGTAAGTTCGGATCCAATGGCGTGTTGGGTACTGGGTTCATTCGCCTTTTCGCAGGAACAGCTCGAAGCCGCGAAAGTCTGAATATTGGAAGAAGGACAACCGCACGCCATGGTTTTAGGCTGTTCCTTTTCTTCTTCGGGCAAGTTCTTTAGGCGTTCCTCTACGGCCTCTTCGTCGAAGTCCTCAGCCTCTCTCTGAACTATTTTTAAGGCTCCGGACGGACATTCGCCGATACAGGCGCCGAGACCATCACAATACACTTCCGATACAAGTTTGGCTTTTCCGTCTATTATTTCCAGAGCCCCCTCAGCGCAGCCGGTAACGCACTGGCCACAACCTGTACAGAGGTCCTCATTTATTTCTATTATATTTCTCTTGAATTTCATTTTGATTTCCTTCTCTTTTTGTCTCGCATTTTTCAATTTGCTACGGCGCGTAAACTGGTAGCCGGCGCTTGTAACAATTCGTACGCGAGGCTCCGTCCTGAGTCTGTAACAAAGTCTCTATCAATAACTTCTGAGAGGAAGCTAGGGTCCAGCTCTGATTTTTTCATCTTTTCCTGAAGAGAAGCCAGGAGATGGGCGTCATGAACCAGATCGAGATCTCTGGATTGATAAGATCCTGGATCATCTAGATGTTTAATTATGTCACATACTTCCTCTATTATTTCTTCAGGGGCGTCCAATTTTTCGAGTATTTCGCGAGCCACAGCCGTAGATTTTTCCTTTTTACCGGTAATATCCGCCTGTCCTGGAGAATCAATCGGTTCAATATCATGCAGGTAAGCGGCCGAAAGAAGTACGGCAGGTTTTGACTTCTCCGAGCCTATTAATTTTTCAACCAGTGAAGCCACTCTGGAAGCGTGACCTATCCGTCTAAAATCGTTCTTAAGTCGCATCTTCATTTCCACGGCGACTCGATCTTTGAAAAGATCTTCTTTCTGTTTCATTAACTCGGGCGGAAGATCTCCGAAACATTGTCGGGCAAATTTGCAATGAGCGGCGCAACCAAAATCCATTTTGGGGTTTAAAACGTACTGGCTGCATTTTTTGCACTTACGACGGGTTTCGTCCTTAAAAAACTCTATCCTGGATCCGCAGTTCGGACATTCGGTTTCAAAGATAGCGTCAAATTTCCAATAACGGGGATCCTGACCGGGACATTTCATGGCTGTATCTCCTTTCCACTAAAGGAGTCGTTTTTTATAGGCGGCGCATGGTCTGTAACATTGGCATGCGCCGCGAAGAGTTTTTAATCAATTTCCGATTGATACTATTCTGTTAATTAAGATGAGTGTAGATTCCTTTAGATTCCTGCGCCTTGATAGTCATCAATACTTGCGGATCAGCCCAGGATCGCCTTTAGATCCTCATCCGGCGTACTAATAGGTTTGATGTCAAAAGTCTTTACCAAGGTGTCGAGCACGTTAGGGGTGATGAACGCCGGCAGGCTCGGGCCAAGACGAATTCCCTTTATTCCCAGGTAAAAGAGGGTCAGTAAGATGGCCACAGCCTTTTGTTCATACCAGGATAGAATCATCGAGAGCGGCAGTTCATTGACTCCACAGTTAAAGGCCTTAGCCAGAGCTATTGCGATCTGGATGGCTGAGTAAGCGTCATTGCATTGGCCGACATCCAGAAGACGTGGAATTCCGCCGATATCTCCAAGGTCCTTGTCAAAGAAGCGGAATTTTCCGCAGGCCAATGTCAAGACGACAGTGTCCTTTGGGGTTTTCTCAACAAATTCGGTATAGTAGTTGCGGCCGGGTTTGGCTCCATCACATCCGGCAACCAGAAAGAAGTGCTTTATGGCTCCACTCTTCACCGCGTCGATTACCTTGTCCGCGACAGACATCACTGCATTTCTGGCGAAACCACACATGACTTCCTTGCCTTGATAATCTGAAGTAAAACCAGGCATCTCCAATGCTTTTTGGATCACGGGCGCAAAATTCTTATCCGAGATGTGTTTTACATCTGGATAGCCTACAAGCCCGGTGCTGAAGATGTTGTCGTTGTAGGAAGGAGCCGGTTTCTGAATACAGTTGGTAGTCATCAGAATAGCGCCGGGGAACTCAGCGAATTCCTTTTTCTGGTTTTGCCATGCGGTTCCGAAATGGCCGTAAAAATGCGGATATTTCTTTAAACCCGGATATGCGTGTGTGGGTAGCATTTCTCCATGGGTATAAACATAAATGCCCTTGCCTGCCGACTGCTTAAGGATTTCCTCCAGGTCCTTGAGGTCGTGCCCTGATACAAGTATCGCCTTGCCGGTCTTGTGCCCGAGAGGCACTTTTGTCGGAACCGGGTGGCCGTAGACCCCTGTGTTTGCGGCGTCAAGCAGTTCCATGGTTTTAAGGTTGATCTCACCGCATTTTAGTACCAGACCTACCCAGTCATTAAGATTCAGGTTGTGACTCAGTGTCGCTGCCAGTCCTTCTGACACGAATGCGTAAATCTCATCATTTTCTTTTCCAAGGATCCTGGCATGATCAGCATAGGCAGCCACTCCTCTTAACCCAAAGATCAAGGTGTGCTTCAATGACACTATATCCTGATTGTCCGAGTCAGCCTTGAATCCTTTGGTTAATCCCTGTTCTATCATGCCCTGCTTATCTGGGGCCGGTTTAAACGTAGCTGCGTCTTCGGTGAAATCAACCTTTCCCCCTGCCGCTTTGACTCTCTCCTTCAGACCGTCACGGTATGCCACCGCCTTCTTAATCATGGGTGGAAATCTGTCCTCATCGAAATCGACATTGGTTAGAGTCGCAAATAAAGCTTCATTGGTGAAAACATCGGCTGCGTGATCCACAACACCAACCTTTCTACCTTCGACCGCAAACAATGCCATACCTTTGAGAGCGTGAGTCAGGAGATCGTGGAGCGCAGCAGTTTCCGGGGATTTTCCACAGACACCCGCTCGGGTGCATCCGATACCGCCCGCAGTTTGTTCACACTGGTAGCAAAACATCTTGTCAGCCATTTTGTCCTCCTGTTTTATTGGTTCCGACTGAATCGGGAAACACTTGAATTCGATTTACTTGAAGTATCTGTAAACAATATGGAGGTTGGGTGATCCAAAGACCTTGACTTAAGTCAAGCCCGCAAAAAAAATGTCAATTTTTTGATCAACCGAGAGAAAATTTCCAATTTGTTGGAAAGAAGGCTACGACTACATGACTGTCTTGAGAAATTCCTGAAGCCCGACACGCTCTATGATTTCTCCGAATCTCTCACCTCTGTTATTGTGGGCCATGTAGAAATCCAAAATATGATCAATGAGTTGCGCGGTTTCATTTTCCGAGAAGAGACCTGGTATCTCTGAAGCGAGTCAGGGATGTCTACCGAGCTTACCGCCTACCATAACGCGGTATCTTTGCCTGCCCCGGACAAGAGTCCCTGTGGGGCATGTCCTGATACAGTGTCCGCAGAACAGACACTTTTCCATGTCAATTTTGGGCAACCACATCTGATCATTCATCGAGATTGCTTTTTCGATGCAGACCTCGGCGCAAGCGGCGCACCGGCTACACTCCACATCAGTAAGAGCCGGCTTTACCGCCGCAATTATTCCAAGATCCGCCACCTGGGGCCTGGAACAGGCGTTAGGGCAATCCGACACGGAAACTCTGAATTCATGATGAAATTTCAGAGGGCCACCAACCTTGGATTTTAGGAAGGTCTTGAGTTTTCTGGACTGTAAGTTTTTTTCGAGGGTTATTGTGAGGTCATCTCGGGGAGGGATTTTGTTTGGGCAACCACTCGATCCAAAACAGCTTTCGATTTGGAAGCCCTTTATTTCATCGTCCATGTTTTTCAGAAAATTTTGCTGGCAGATTCTGACGTGTTCAATTGTCACCTCTGAGGCGTTCTGCTTTTCAGCCTCCTGTTCTACTTTTTTCTTAACCCGCCTTCTAATGAAAAATGGAGTTTTGGCTATGGCTTCTTCGGCTGCTGGGCTCCAACGCATAAAAATAATCTCCCATCAATGTTCATTCATATTTTATATTAGTTTGACTTATAATCAAGTCTACGCCGATCTTATAGTTTCAGAGCTTTATATTGGTAAAATGTTCCTGCATAACGTAAATTTAGGGCCAGATGCGCAACTTTATACCAAAAACTGGAATCACAATATCGTTTCAAGGAGGTGGCTTTGAGTCTTATTGAAGCTCTTCGTCTGATTCCACTGTTCGAGGGTCTTCCTGACAACCAATTAGAGGATCTAAACACGATCTCCCTGGAAAAATCATTCAAAAAGGGAGGATCAATATTTAATGAAGGAGACCCAGGGAACGGTTTCTATGTAGTAAAAGAGGGCCGAATTAAAATCTTCAAGATTTCAAGCGAAGGGAAAGAGCAAATCCTTCATGTCTTTGGGCCTGGGGAGCCTTTTGGAGAGGCTCCGGTCTTTGAAGGGCGTCAATTTCCAGCGCATGCCGAAGCGCTTGCGGATACTGTTTGTATCTTTTTTCCTAGAAAAGCCTTTACTGATCTTATAAGCAAGAACCCATCACTGGCCATGAACATGCTGGGAGTTCTTTCCCGGCGTCTAAGACGTTTTGCCGCTTTGGTGGAAGATCTTTCTTTGAAGGAGGTTCCAGGGAGGCTGGCCGCCTATCTCCTATACTTAAGTAAGACTGAATCTGACTCTATTGAGTTGTCTCTGGACGTAGCCAAAGGCCAGTTGGCCGGGATGCTTGGCACTATTCCGGAAACCCTGTCCAGAATTCTTGGCCGACTGGTCAAACAGGGGTATATAGAAGCCGTCGGTCCAAAAATCAGAATTGTTGATCTGCAAGGCCTTAGAGACCTTGCAGACGGTTCAAAACGCCTTTAGAGAAATGTGTATACCGAAGGCATTGCCTCATGGATTATCGGTCCTGTATAACTGGAAGAGAATCGAGCTATATCCAAGTGACAAACGATCTAAGGCTTCCGGTTATGAAAGAATACTCTGACAACCTGTGTGATTTGTACAACACTTACAACAGGAGAGAATTTGTTCACCCTGATCCTCTGGAATTTCTCTATGATTATGATGACCCCGAGGATAGAGAAATAGTTGGTTTGATCTCGTCGTGCCTGGCTTACGGAAGTGTATGGCAGATACTAAAAACGGTGAGGTATGTGCTCGACACCATCGGTCCCCCCCGAAAATTCTTGTTGAACGCCACACATGAAAAGCTTCTTCAGACTTTTAAGGATTTCAAGTATCGTTTTACAAAAGGGGAAGAACTGGCGACTGTGCTGTTTGGGGTTGGCAGGGTGATCAGGATTCACGGATCCGTCAGGGACTGTTTTCTTGAGGGCTACTCTCCAAATGACA
This region of Desulfomonilaceae bacterium genomic DNA includes:
- a CDS encoding Crp/Fnr family transcriptional regulator, with product MALSLIEALRLIPLFEGLPDNQLEDLNTISLEKSFKKGGSIFNEGDPGNGFYVVKEGRIKIFKISSEGKEQILHVFGPGEPFGEAPVFEGRQFPAHAEALADTVCIFFPRKAFTDLISKNPSLAMNMLGVLSRRLRRFAALVEDLSLKEVPGRLAAYLLYLSKTESDSIELSLDVAKGQLAGMLGTIPETLSRILGRLVKQGYIEAVGPKIRIVDLQGLRDLADGSKRL
- a CDS encoding TIGR02757 family protein, which encodes MDYRSCITGRESSYIQVTNDLRLPVMKEYSDNLCDLYNTYNRREFVHPDPLEFLYDYDDPEDREIVGLISSCLAYGSVWQILKTVRYVLDTIGPPRKFLLNATHEKLLQTFKDFKYRFTKGEELATVLFGVGRVIRIHGSVRDCFLEGYSPNDKNTINGLTYLVAAISEVFKERPRSLLPSPAGGSACKRLNLFMRWMVRKDAVDPGGWDQIPPSKLIVPMDVHMGRICRRLKLTSRSQSDLKAALEVTEAFRKIEPDDPVRYDFCLTRLGIRDDLEPDEFLKGCGVE